The Euphorbia lathyris chromosome 2, ddEupLath1.1, whole genome shotgun sequence genome includes a window with the following:
- the LOC136220706 gene encoding protein FLX-like 3 isoform X2, with the protein MEEVNHMPGEAYNDRPERPFNRGPPLPRPPRHPAMLEDKLEMQRVEIHSLVVDNGRLMKDRMALQQELGVAKKELIEKGLKLEADLPKIEGVKNEAAQLRAEVEKANSLKQELLGKIQSLKQDLARSQADNQQIPHLQGEIESLHQELMYARNAMDYEKKANIGFMEQIQAMEMNMVSMAREVESLRAELASRNYGMIYGNPEGSPAPYRAYMGAHGPAWWGYGPQVWRLR; encoded by the exons ATGGAAGAGGTAAATCACATGCCTGGTGAAGCCTACAATGACCGACCTGAGAGACCTTTCAATCGTGGCCCTCCTTTGCCACGTCCGCCTCGGCACCCTGCAATGCTGGAGGATAAACTAGAAATGCAGAGGGTTGAAATTCACAGTCTCGTTGTTGACAACGGTAGGCTGATGAAAGATCGGATGGCTCTTCAGCAAGAACTTGGTGTTGCTAAAAAGGAACTTATTGAGAAAGGCTTGAAGCTAGAAGCTGATCTTCCGAAAATTGAGGGCGTGAAGAATGAAGCTGCACAACTCCGTGCAGAAGTTGAGAAAGCAAATAGTTTGAAGCAAGAGCTGCTTGGGAAAATTCAGTCACTCAAACAAGATCTTGCAAGATCGCAAGCTGATAATCAGCAGATTCCTCATTTGCAGGGTGAGATTGAGAGCCTGCACCAGGAGCTTATGTATGCTAG AAATGCTATGGATTATGAAAAGAAAGCAAACATTGGGTTTATGGAGCAGATACAAGCAATGGAGATGAACATGGTTTCCATGGCTCGTGAAGTTGAAAGTCTACGGGCAGAACTTGCGA GCAGAAATTATGGGATGATATATGGTAACCCTGAGGGATCTCCTGCTCCTTATCGGGCTTACATG GGTGCTCATGGTCCTGCTTGGTGGGGGTATGGCCCGCAAGTCTGGCGGTTGAGATAG
- the LOC136220714 gene encoding probable LRR receptor-like serine/threonine-protein kinase At3g47570, whose protein sequence is MEKINSFLVIVILCFMCFLKCLDEIRAISDINTDGDALLALKAHIINDPKNLLSSNWSKDTSICNWIGITCGIRHHRVRGIRLTNMSLTGTIPPQIGNLSFLVNFSLLNNSFHGFLPIELFNLHRLKFLKLGFNFFNGVIPSWIGSFSQLQYLSLDFNKFKGGIPLQICNLTNLRRLYLGSNNLEGEIPKSIGNLINLEILSMGRNSIGGKISLSIGNLTKLRAIDFDENKLAGALPSIMFAKLHDLEILDLSKNSFSDPIPSTLFACKRLQILGLSFNNFGGDLHRDVGNLTMLQELYLADNNFKGEIPKSIGNLINLEILNMWRNSIDGKIPLSIGNLTMLRLLDFEENKLTGSIPFEMGSIVYLEGLYLGLNNLDGMLPSNIFNVSTLRDLVLDDNHLTGRLPPNFGLHLPNLEEIYIRGNKFHGHIPISISNSSKLINIDLDTNMFSGFIPFALGNLRNLQYLNLWRNQLTSQSLLTLFSSLANCKILTYLALSENLLNDTLPISIGNLSSSLQYFRMYGSGLTGTIPKEIGNLTSLISLDLGHNNLKGSIPRTIRKMRKLQALDLHLNGIQGHIPSELCGLQSLSEIHFGENELHGNIPSCLGNLTSLRKLYLESNKLNSTVSSTLWRLKDVLELNLSSNSLSGDLPIDIGNLRAIILLDLSRNQFSGSIPPTFGGLQSLNLLSLSNNRLGGSIPESFGDVISLEFMDLSFNNLSGKIPKSLEKLKYLKDFNVSFNELQGEIPNGGPFMNLSAQSFLGIKALCGAPKFQVNLCGTSNQNHSKKIKIAPIVIGITILAFGIVIVTIIWYWKRKTRLLTCQADFPPLAIWQIISIHELQQATNKFHDVNLLGRGSFGSVYRGTLSNGLSVAVKVFNLESEAAFKSFDVECEVLRGIRHRNLVKIITSCCTTEFKALVMEFMPNWSLEKWLYSHNYFLDIFQRLNIMIDVASAVEYIHYGSVNPVVHCDLKPSNILLDEDMVAHVTDFGIAKLVGEDQSFIQTITLSTVGYMAPEYGSKGLVSIKGDIYSFGILLIETFTRKKPTDETFNEDMSMKQWVKELLPSGVSQLVDPNLLMVDEQHYLAKIDCTSSIMNLAMKCCVDVPEERINSKYVLSALKKIKVKLFNDVQHV, encoded by the exons ATGGAGAAAATAAATTCTTTCTTAGTGATAGTTATATTGTGTTTTATGTGTTTCCTCAAATGTTTAGATGAAATCAGAGCCATAAGTGATATTAATACGGATGGAGATGCATTGCTTGCCTTGAAAGCTCATATTATAAATGATCCAAAAAATTTGTTATCATCCAACTGGTCTAAGGATACATCAATCTGCAATTGGATTGGTATTACTTGTGGTATTCGTCATCACAGAGTTAGAGGCATTCGACTCACAAATATGTCTTTAACAGGGACCATTCCTCCACAAATTGGAAACCTTTCATTTCTAGTAAATTTTTCTCTACTCAATAACTCCTTTCATGGCTTTCTACCTATTGAACTTTTCAATTTACACCGATTGAAGTTCCTTAAATTGGGATTCAATTTTTTCAATGGAGTTATCCCTTCATGGATTGGATCTTTCTCCCAACTTCAATATCTTTCTCTCGACTTTAATAAGTTCAAAG GTGGAATTCCACTACAAATATGTAACTTAACAAATCTCCGTCGTCTTTACTTGGGAAGTAATAATCTTGAAG GAGAAATTCCAAAATCCATTGGTAATCTTATAAATTTGGAGATATTATCTATGGGAAGAAATTCCATTGGTGGTAAAATTTCTTTATCTATTGGAAATCTTACCAAGCTAAGGGCTATTGACTTCGATGAAAACAAGTTGGCAG GTGCTCTTCCGTCAATTATGTTTGCCAAACTTCATGATCTAGAGATATTggatttgagtaaaaactcaTTCAGTGACCCAATTCCTTCCACTTTGTTCGCATGCAAGAGGTTACAAATTTTAGGCTTATCTTTCAACAATTTTGGAGGAGATTTACATAGGGATGTAGGGAATCTCACCATGCTTCAAGAATTATATCTTGCGGATAACAATTTCAAAG GAGAAATTCCAAAGTCCATTGGCAATCTTATAAATTTGGAGATATTAAACATGTGGAGAAATTCCATTGATGGTAAAATTCCTTTATCTATTGGAAATCTAACCATGCTAAGACTTCTTGACTTCGAAGAAAACAAGTTGACAG GTAGCATTCCCTTTGAAATGGGTAGCATTGTTTACTTGGAGGGATTATATCTCGGACTTAACAATCTTGATGGAATGCTTCCTTCCAACATTTTTAATGTTTCAACATTAAGAGATTTGGTATTGGATGATAATCATCTCACAGGTCGTCTTCCTCCAAACTTTGGTCTCCATCTTCCCAATCTTGAGGAAATTTATATTAGAGGAAATAAGTTTCATGGTCATATTCCCATATCTATCTCTAATTCCTCTAAACTCATTAATATAGACTTGGATACAAACATGTTCTCTGGATTTATTCCCTTTGCTCTTGGCAATTTAAGAAATCTTCAATATCTCAATTTATGGAGGAATCAACTCACTAGTCAATCTTTATTGACTTTATTTTCCTCATTGGCAAATTGCAAAATTTTGACATATTTAGCTTTGAGTGAAAATCTATTGAATGATACTCTACCAATTTCTATAGGAAACCTATCTTCTTCCCTTCAATATTTCCGTATGTATGGTTCTGGATTAACAGGAACCATTCCCAAGGAAATTGGCAACTTAACTAGCTTGATATCATTGGATCTAGGACATAACAATTTAAAAGGATCCATTCCTAGGACAATTAGAAAAATGAGGAAGCTTCAAGCATTAGATCTTCACTTAAATGGAATCCAAGGGCACATACCTTCTGAATTATGTGGTTTACAGAGTTTGAGTGAGATACATTTTGGAGAAAATGAACTCCACGGAAATATTCCTTCTTGTTTGGGTAATCTCACTTCTCTTAGAAAGCTCTATTTAGAATCCAACAAACTTAATTCTACTGTTTCGTCAACCCTGTGGAGACTTAAAGATGTCCTTGAACTCAACTTATCATCAAATTCCTTGAGCGGTGATCTTCCAATAGATATTGGCAATTTGAGAGCCATTATATTACTTGATTTGTCTAGAAATCAATTTTCAGGTAGTATTCCACCCACCTTTGGAGGCCTCCAATCTCTAAACCTTCTCTCTTTATCTAATAATAGATTGGGGGGTTCCATTCCTGAATCATTTGGTGATGTGATAAGCTTGGAATTCATGGATTTATCATTCAATAATCTTTCAGGAAAAATTCCAAAGTCCCTAGAGAAATTAAAATATCTCAAGGATTTTAATGTGTCATTTAATGAATTACAAGGAGAAATTCCCAATGGAGGACCATTTATGAACTTATCAGCccaatcatttctaggaattaAAGCACTTTGTGGGGCACCTAAATTCCAAGTCAATCTATGTGGAACTAGCAATCAAAACCattcaaagaaaatcaaaatAGCACCGATTGTAATTGGAATAACAATTTTGGCATTTGGAATTGTTATTGTCACCATAATTTGGTATTGGAAAAGGAAAACAAGATTGTTGACTTGCCAAGCGGATTTTCCACCTTTAGCAATATGGCAAATAATTTCTATTCATGAGCTTCAACAGGCAACAAATAAATTTCATGATGTGAACTTGCTTGGTAGAGGGAGTTTTGGTTCGGTATATAGAGGGACTCTTTCAAATGGGTTGTCCGTAGCAGTTAAGGTTTTCAATTTGGAGTCAGAAGCAGCATTCAAGAGTTTTGATGTGGAGTGTGAAGTACTGCGTGGGATTCGACAtagaaaccttgtgaaaataatcACCAGTTGTTGTACCACTGAATTTAAGGCTTTAGTTATGGAGTTCATGCCTAATTGGAGCCTAGAAAAGTGGTTGTATTCTCACAACTACTTTTTAGACATTTTTCAGAGATTGAACATAATGATTGATGTTGCATCAGCAGTTGAATATATTCATTACGGTTCTGTGAATCCTGTTGTTCATTGTGATTTGAAGCCTAGTAATATCCTTTTAGATGAGGATATGGTTGCTCATGTAACTGATTTTGGCATAGCAAAGCTCGTCGGAGAAGATCAATCTTTCATACAAACTATAACTCTTTCAACTGTTGGGTACATGGCACCAG AGTATGGATCAAAAGGACTTGTTTCTATAAAGGGCGATATATACAGTTTTGGCATTCTATTGATTGAAACTTTCACAAGAAAAAAGCCTACGGATGAGACGTTTAACGAAGACAtgagtatgaagcaatgggtTAAAGAGTTGTTGCCTTCTGGAGTTTCTCAACTTGTAGATCCCAATTTGCTTATGGTGGACGAGCAACACTATTTGGCTAAGATAGATTGCACATCTTCGATTATGAACTTAGCCATGAAGTGTTGTGTAGATGTACCTGAGGAGAGGATTAATAGCAAATATGTTCTAAGTGCTCTCAAAAAGATCAAAGTTAAGCTTTTCAACGATGTTCAACATGTTTAA